In Arthrobacter ramosus, one DNA window encodes the following:
- the mobF gene encoding MobF family relaxase has translation MDRIPSLIDAPPAMTMSIARLSAQSGLKYLFKSTMMDDVSSTPPDATSYYMKAGTPQGRWLGSGLLGINRTSGDVVTETDTKAIFDETVHPDTGAPLGRAHGQPTLVQNSQGQAGKRRAVAGFDLTFSVPKSVSVLWALSPRSVQDQILQTHHDAVNATLEWLEELVIHTRAGRNGVARIGTHGAIAAAFDHWESRAGDPQLHTHLVIANRVQRITDGAWVTLDSRTLYKAAVAASEHYNGLLFDALHRHLGTDTDIREPAATTHNPSAQLTGVHDSLIREFSHRSRLIELETDRLVAEWTTDHGTSPTATTTIKLRQQATLSTRTAKPDTIAPLHELSARWRGRAATKGFNPRLVLANTVRRSRTAPFRSSDFTADWIYGVATLTRDRVATRRATWNRWNLLAEAERVCAAIRCATPEDRNALTDAVATAAEAQSVPLTDCRYGVPAEAQPDLRLGKRSVFDFHGSRLYTDAMTLACEEAIMTARKDGAGPAVGATVAMEVLAGYQHHGKFGLHKDQRAAAAEVLLSGNRLDAVVGPAGTGKTTTLGAIKTAWEAEFGPGSVVGLAPAAASADVLGRELAMVTENVSKWLYESVGEGANHRAVRFFTVEGHLGNSLAANTRMAQEATRLAAEQDRWRFHPNQLVVVDEASMVSTVQLSALVHQARDAGAKVLLVGDPGQLDAIDAGGVLGWLDRQGRTSRLSTIWRFEHAWERDASLKLRAGDVAAITDYAQHQRIRHGSYLDMIDQAYLNWQSDMHSGKSSILIAADNDTVGMLNERAQADRVNQGLVDAEQTALLGDGLRAGRGDTVIARRNDRTVADSNGDFIRNGIMLDVVRTGRRDGSLVAVRKDTGATVTLHRDYVESAVELGYATTAHRSQGITVDAGHTVVTQGRLTRELLYVSMTRGRAGNYAYISENDPLDDEPLDPSLQASWREILGEVLAAEGAERTAHEIRDAEQSTADNLERLSAEYDYLAQIAASEDLTKFLEVHSPGKIDELRQSRSWGAAVAAWRRSTGISRPSAQRVLAKALETSTSAKDAAAVVHARLRGFFNGMPASGPDPLAEPIHTERHDLASMISQAQKRIQDRADQVTFEALMHDPEWKQNLLGSLPPSVSLDDTLPVIGRVSTYRDRWGIDNSPHPLGPVPAEYEWERKSQYENLQRIIERTASRSIAHQQSGRWAEDSVAQDISLINVGWHL, from the coding sequence TTGGATCGCATCCCGTCGCTCATCGACGCTCCCCCGGCCATGACCATGTCCATCGCCAGGCTCTCCGCGCAGTCGGGCCTGAAGTACTTGTTCAAATCCACGATGATGGACGATGTTTCGTCGACTCCCCCGGACGCCACAAGCTACTACATGAAGGCCGGGACCCCGCAAGGGCGCTGGCTCGGGAGTGGGCTGCTAGGCATCAACCGCACCAGCGGCGACGTTGTCACTGAAACCGATACGAAAGCCATCTTCGATGAAACTGTCCATCCGGACACCGGCGCTCCCCTGGGCCGCGCGCACGGCCAGCCCACACTCGTCCAAAACAGCCAGGGACAAGCCGGCAAGCGCCGCGCTGTCGCCGGATTCGATCTGACGTTCAGCGTGCCTAAATCTGTGTCCGTGCTCTGGGCGCTGAGCCCCAGGTCGGTCCAGGATCAGATCCTGCAGACCCACCATGACGCCGTCAACGCCACCCTGGAGTGGCTGGAGGAACTTGTCATCCACACCCGTGCCGGACGCAACGGCGTCGCCCGCATCGGCACCCACGGAGCCATCGCCGCCGCCTTTGATCATTGGGAGTCGCGCGCCGGGGACCCGCAGCTGCACACGCACCTGGTCATCGCCAACCGCGTCCAGCGGATCACAGACGGCGCATGGGTCACCCTGGACTCCCGGACGCTCTACAAGGCCGCCGTCGCTGCCAGCGAACACTACAACGGACTGCTCTTCGATGCCCTCCACCGCCACCTCGGGACCGACACCGACATCCGCGAGCCCGCAGCCACCACGCATAACCCGAGTGCGCAGCTGACCGGGGTCCACGACAGCCTGATCCGCGAATTCTCCCACCGGTCACGCCTCATCGAGCTGGAGACCGACCGGCTCGTGGCCGAATGGACCACAGACCACGGGACTTCCCCAACGGCGACCACCACCATCAAGCTCCGCCAACAGGCCACCCTATCCACCCGAACAGCCAAACCCGACACTATCGCGCCACTTCACGAGCTCTCCGCCCGGTGGCGCGGAAGGGCAGCCACCAAAGGCTTCAACCCCCGGCTCGTGCTCGCCAACACAGTGAGGCGGTCACGGACCGCTCCGTTCCGCTCGTCCGACTTCACCGCCGACTGGATCTACGGAGTCGCAACACTCACGCGGGACCGGGTCGCGACCAGACGCGCCACCTGGAACCGCTGGAACCTGCTCGCCGAGGCCGAACGGGTCTGCGCCGCCATCCGCTGCGCCACTCCGGAGGATCGCAACGCGCTGACCGACGCCGTGGCCACCGCCGCAGAAGCCCAATCGGTCCCCCTGACCGACTGCCGGTACGGCGTCCCCGCGGAGGCGCAGCCGGATCTGCGCCTCGGCAAAAGAAGCGTCTTCGACTTCCACGGCTCCCGTCTCTACACCGACGCGATGACCCTTGCCTGTGAGGAGGCCATCATGACGGCAAGGAAGGATGGCGCCGGCCCGGCCGTCGGCGCGACCGTCGCTATGGAGGTACTCGCCGGCTACCAACATCACGGGAAATTCGGGCTGCATAAGGATCAGCGCGCCGCTGCCGCGGAGGTTCTGCTGAGCGGAAACCGGCTCGATGCCGTCGTCGGACCGGCCGGCACTGGCAAGACCACCACTCTCGGCGCAATCAAAACGGCGTGGGAAGCAGAATTCGGGCCTGGCAGCGTCGTCGGACTCGCCCCGGCGGCGGCGAGCGCTGACGTTCTGGGACGTGAACTTGCAATGGTCACGGAGAACGTCAGCAAGTGGCTGTACGAGTCAGTGGGGGAAGGCGCCAATCATAGGGCTGTGCGCTTCTTTACCGTCGAGGGGCATCTGGGCAATTCGTTGGCGGCGAATACCCGCATGGCGCAGGAAGCTACCCGCCTGGCCGCGGAGCAGGATCGGTGGCGGTTCCATCCGAACCAGTTGGTAGTCGTCGACGAGGCCTCGATGGTGTCCACCGTTCAGCTGTCGGCCCTGGTGCACCAGGCCAGGGATGCCGGGGCCAAGGTCCTGTTGGTGGGTGATCCTGGGCAGCTGGATGCCATTGACGCTGGCGGTGTTCTCGGCTGGTTGGACCGGCAGGGCAGAACCAGCCGGTTGAGCACCATCTGGCGGTTCGAGCATGCCTGGGAACGTGACGCATCGCTGAAGCTCCGGGCCGGGGACGTCGCCGCCATCACCGACTATGCCCAGCACCAGAGAATCAGGCACGGGTCCTATCTGGACATGATTGACCAGGCCTATCTGAACTGGCAATCCGACATGCATTCCGGAAAGTCGTCCATCCTGATCGCCGCGGACAACGACACCGTCGGGATGCTCAACGAACGCGCCCAAGCCGACCGCGTGAACCAAGGCCTTGTCGACGCCGAACAGACAGCCCTTCTGGGCGACGGGCTGCGCGCCGGTCGCGGCGACACGGTCATCGCGCGCCGCAACGACCGCACGGTTGCGGACAGCAATGGTGACTTCATCCGTAACGGCATCATGCTCGACGTCGTACGCACTGGCAGGCGCGACGGTTCCCTTGTTGCGGTCCGCAAAGACACGGGGGCCACCGTCACCCTGCACCGCGACTATGTTGAATCTGCGGTGGAGCTGGGATACGCGACAACGGCCCATCGCTCCCAGGGCATCACGGTGGACGCAGGCCACACTGTCGTCACACAGGGCAGACTTACCCGCGAGCTTCTGTACGTGAGCATGACCCGCGGACGAGCAGGCAACTACGCGTACATCAGCGAAAACGACCCTCTGGACGACGAACCTCTCGATCCATCCTTGCAGGCGTCGTGGCGGGAGATCCTAGGTGAAGTGCTCGCGGCTGAAGGGGCCGAACGAACCGCCCACGAGATCCGCGACGCCGAACAATCAACCGCCGACAATCTGGAACGGCTCAGTGCCGAATACGACTACCTCGCCCAGATTGCTGCCTCCGAGGACCTGACCAAGTTCCTCGAGGTTCACAGTCCCGGGAAGATTGACGAGTTGCGACAATCCCGGTCGTGGGGAGCGGCCGTGGCAGCCTGGCGCCGGTCCACGGGCATCAGCCGTCCAAGTGCTCAGCGGGTTCTCGCCAAGGCGTTGGAGACAAGCACGTCAGCCAAAGATGCCGCGGCCGTGGTCCATGCACGGCTACGAGGCTTCTTCAACGGAATGCCCGCCTCCGGGCCTGATCCTCTGGCCGAGCCGATCCACACCGAGCGTCATGATCTCGCAAGCATGATCAGCCAGGCACAGAAGCGAATACAAGACAGGGCCGACCAAGTCACCTTCGAAGCACTGATGCATGACCCCGAATGGAAGCAAAACCTCCTAGGGTCCCTGCCGCCAAGTGTGAGTTTGGATGACACACTCCCCGTGATTGGCAGAGTCTCCACCTACCGGGACAGATGGGGCATCGACAACTCACCGCATCCGCTGGGACCTGTTCCGGCGGAATATGAGTGGGAACGGAAATCGCAGTACGAAAACCTTCAGCGCATCATTGAACGGACCGCGTCCCGCTCCATCGCGCATCAACAATCTGGCCGGTGGGCAGAAGACTCGGTTGCGCAGGACATCAGCCTTATCAATGTCGGTTGGCACCTCTAA
- a CDS encoding SDR family NAD(P)-dependent oxidoreductase has translation MSTTPSLTDPSPRRLVDRVALITGAARGQGAAHAFRLANEGATVYLADVLDEDGRKTAEELRAKGLDATYLHLDVSSPDDWHRAYELIDARFGRLDILVNNAGIVRVTKLTEESLETWNRILSVNLTGPFLGMQTMIPLLRAGTRSSVVNTSSIFGPSGAIGYASYAASKAGLLGLTRTAALELAPDGIRVNALVPGGVSTPINAAEPDGGVVPETPLGRRADPAELAAAVAYLVSDDASFVTGTELVVDGGFLAR, from the coding sequence ATGTCCACCACCCCATCGCTCACTGATCCATCCCCGCGACGTCTCGTCGATCGCGTTGCTCTCATCACCGGCGCCGCCCGCGGCCAAGGAGCCGCCCACGCCTTCCGGCTGGCAAACGAAGGTGCGACGGTGTATCTCGCAGATGTCCTCGACGAGGACGGGCGGAAGACCGCCGAAGAACTCCGGGCCAAAGGCCTCGACGCCACGTACCTTCATCTCGACGTCTCCAGCCCGGATGACTGGCATCGCGCGTACGAGCTGATCGATGCGAGGTTCGGGCGACTCGACATTCTCGTCAACAACGCCGGAATCGTCCGTGTGACGAAGCTGACTGAAGAATCGCTCGAGACCTGGAACCGCATCCTCAGCGTGAACCTTACTGGTCCGTTCCTCGGCATGCAGACGATGATCCCCCTCCTTCGAGCGGGCACGCGCAGCTCAGTAGTGAACACCTCCTCAATCTTTGGCCCGTCCGGAGCCATCGGGTATGCCTCGTATGCGGCGAGCAAAGCCGGGCTCCTCGGGCTCACCCGGACCGCCGCCCTCGAACTCGCTCCGGACGGGATCAGGGTGAATGCACTGGTGCCGGGAGGTGTGAGCACCCCCATCAACGCCGCCGAACCGGACGGCGGCGTGGTACCGGAGACACCTCTCGGTCGGCGGGCGGACCCTGCCGAGCTTGCCGCAGCTGTTGCCTATCTCGTCAGCGACGACGCAAGCTTTGTCACGGGAACGGAACTCGTCGTGGATGGCGGATTCCTGGCGCGATGA
- a CDS encoding recombinase family protein yields the protein MSGQRLGYIRVSSLDQSTQRQLEDIQLGRVFTDKASGKDVKRPQLEELLKFARDGDTVIVHSMDRLARNLDDLRSLVQKLTGRGVRIEFLEESLVFTGEDSPLANLMLSVMGAFAEFERALIGERQREGITLAKKRGAYRGRKKALSTEKAADLARRAAAGEPKAALAREYGISRQTVYQYIHPTG from the coding sequence GTGAGCGGTCAGCGTTTGGGATACATCCGGGTCAGCAGCCTGGATCAGAGTACACAGCGCCAGCTCGAGGACATCCAATTGGGCAGGGTATTCACCGACAAGGCATCGGGCAAAGACGTGAAGCGGCCCCAGCTTGAGGAACTCCTGAAGTTCGCCCGCGACGGAGACACCGTGATCGTGCACAGCATGGACCGGTTGGCACGCAACCTCGATGACCTGCGCTCCCTCGTGCAAAAATTGACCGGCCGGGGCGTACGCATCGAGTTCCTCGAGGAAAGCCTTGTCTTCACAGGGGAAGACTCACCACTGGCGAACCTCATGCTCTCCGTCATGGGCGCCTTCGCGGAATTCGAGCGCGCCCTCATCGGTGAACGCCAACGCGAAGGCATAACCCTGGCCAAAAAACGCGGAGCCTACCGGGGACGCAAGAAAGCCCTGTCCACCGAAAAAGCTGCCGACCTGGCCCGCCGCGCCGCGGCCGGGGAACCAAAAGCCGCCCTGGCCCGCGAATACGGAATCAGCCGCCAAACCGTTTACCAATACATCCACCCGACCGGCTGA
- a CDS encoding helix-turn-helix domain-containing protein — MNDKLPKSPRYLTVEQAVQELNVSEAAIRSLLRNGELRGFQVGSRGQWRTGIDDLQTYIDEAYRKVEYKIAGGHFAEVEAEDS, encoded by the coding sequence ATGAACGACAAACTCCCGAAGTCGCCCCGCTATCTCACCGTTGAGCAGGCTGTGCAAGAACTGAACGTCAGCGAGGCAGCGATACGATCCCTTCTCCGAAACGGTGAACTTAGAGGCTTCCAGGTCGGTTCCCGTGGGCAGTGGCGCACCGGAATCGATGATCTGCAGACTTACATCGACGAGGCTTACCGGAAGGTCGAGTACAAGATCGCTGGGGGCCACTTCGCCGAAGTAGAGGCCGAGGACTCGTGA
- a CDS encoding SIR2 family protein, giving the protein MGDVDLDDGGLFLVGGVVKSRLTNADRQIVQDHLASLLQVHNLVILFGSGASFHLGSPKTRELKNSAVEDLVKCAGMALDETDHSLLALLNPTDNGDLEKLLNGLQLAATLASQSAIEEVTLGSGDGARAFLVSDVEQLRDKINAALAFACRLPADGAQLNAPYDEDPLWAHRTFLSRLVRSRRGNLPRPKVFTTNYDLVIERSLDQLGYPYIDGFSGTVNRKLNLAYYGLDFHRVETSSQNVVARADNALYLHKIHGSLNWRASLEKDVATGIESLEVLQVADDSAGPGQRVLIYPTTAKEGDTLSYPYSDLLRLLGDAVQQDDTAVISIGYGFADPHINRILLRSLATNPALNVLVADPFAVLGDSEMSSAQAQADIVGRNLKDAGYTPRSTALGSLASGADSRIAVLTGESGKFVNLAELLPDPALGSSLSSPAAIISLIESLEQAAKVVAAPASPGGAKE; this is encoded by the coding sequence GTGGGAGATGTTGACTTGGATGACGGAGGCTTGTTCTTGGTGGGGGGCGTCGTGAAGTCACGACTCACCAATGCTGACCGGCAGATTGTGCAGGATCATTTGGCATCGCTCCTCCAGGTCCACAACCTCGTCATTCTGTTCGGCTCGGGCGCTTCGTTTCATCTTGGCTCTCCGAAGACCCGAGAGCTCAAGAACAGTGCCGTGGAGGACCTGGTGAAATGCGCTGGGATGGCCCTTGATGAAACCGACCACTCACTGTTGGCTCTCCTCAACCCCACAGATAACGGCGATCTTGAGAAGCTCCTGAATGGTCTGCAACTGGCGGCGACGCTGGCTTCTCAGAGCGCCATTGAAGAGGTGACCCTAGGGTCGGGAGACGGAGCGCGAGCTTTCTTAGTCTCGGACGTGGAACAGTTACGGGACAAGATCAATGCTGCCCTGGCATTCGCATGTCGGTTGCCAGCCGATGGAGCGCAGCTCAACGCACCATACGATGAGGACCCCCTCTGGGCGCACAGGACATTCCTTTCACGTTTGGTACGCAGCCGGCGAGGTAACCTGCCTCGGCCGAAGGTCTTCACTACTAACTACGATCTCGTTATCGAGCGCTCCTTGGATCAACTCGGCTATCCTTACATCGATGGTTTCAGCGGAACCGTGAATCGAAAGCTGAACCTGGCCTACTACGGCCTTGACTTCCACAGAGTCGAGACCTCGTCCCAAAACGTCGTTGCACGCGCAGACAACGCGCTGTACTTGCATAAGATTCACGGAAGTCTGAACTGGCGCGCTTCGTTAGAGAAGGACGTCGCCACTGGCATCGAGTCTCTGGAAGTTTTGCAGGTCGCCGATGATTCCGCGGGGCCCGGTCAACGGGTATTGATCTATCCGACTACGGCGAAGGAAGGCGATACTCTCTCCTATCCATATTCGGATCTCCTTCGCTTGCTGGGTGACGCGGTCCAGCAAGACGACACGGCGGTGATCTCCATAGGTTATGGTTTTGCCGACCCACACATCAATCGGATTCTGCTCCGCAGCCTTGCCACAAATCCGGCACTTAATGTTCTGGTGGCAGACCCATTCGCTGTCCTGGGAGACTCGGAGATGTCTTCTGCTCAGGCTCAAGCCGACATTGTTGGGCGAAACCTGAAGGATGCTGGATACACGCCGAGGTCAACGGCTCTCGGCTCGCTGGCTAGCGGTGCAGACTCTCGCATTGCAGTGTTGACGGGAGAAAGTGGCAAGTTCGTCAACCTTGCCGAACTGTTGCCGGACCCTGCTCTCGGCAGCAGTTTGAGCTCACCTGCCGCAATTATCAGCCTTATCGAGTCCCTTGAACAGGCCGCGAAGGTCGTCGCTGCGCCTGCGTCTCCCGGTGGTGCCAAGGAATGA
- a CDS encoding LPD29 domain-containing protein, whose amino-acid sequence MNTTTYVTAIDTAKLIRKALKAGFPGQKFSVQTDKYSGGATINILWTDGPSEQAVKEITAEFEGGKSDATGDFTVPVTQEKDGQRTRYGARHIWTERSVSEETYKAIEPEVLAALDLDAPDHGQSYQVPPLVLEACPGWHHERATIREFARAIANHRGTTQA is encoded by the coding sequence ATGAACACCACCACCTATGTCACGGCCATCGACACCGCAAAACTCATCCGCAAGGCCCTGAAAGCCGGATTCCCCGGACAAAAGTTCTCGGTTCAGACGGACAAGTACAGCGGCGGCGCCACCATCAATATCCTCTGGACCGACGGACCAAGCGAGCAAGCCGTGAAGGAAATCACCGCCGAATTCGAAGGCGGCAAGTCCGACGCCACCGGCGATTTCACCGTCCCGGTCACCCAGGAGAAGGACGGGCAGCGGACCCGCTACGGTGCCCGGCACATCTGGACCGAGCGCAGCGTCAGCGAGGAAACTTACAAGGCGATTGAACCCGAAGTTCTCGCCGCCCTGGACCTTGACGCGCCCGATCATGGCCAGTCCTACCAGGTTCCGCCGCTCGTGCTGGAGGCCTGCCCGGGCTGGCACCACGAGAGGGCCACCATCAGGGAATTCGCCCGTGCCATCGCCAACCACAGGGGAACCACCCAAGCCTAG
- a CDS encoding ATP-binding protein, which produces MSEVGVIGRVTSVQSTTLRVALDVGAKGFTKVGPDGLHTVGVVNSYITVPAGAHRVVAIVTGVRIGPTTDHGERRTLRSQDDQSGYELEAAVVGRFEGESFKSGLTGYPPLHAPVRSATRSEVKSIFLPKDVPSLRLGSSAIASEQDVFLDANLLLGHHCAVVGSTGSGKSCTVTALIDGLLDHSIPNGHIVIFDVNGEYAQSFAPGTGRGKASRTLVLGPKPGQDDGLFIPHWFMNNEEHLALLRASEGVQAPVLQRSIADARAAEGSTQQDVTRLQIIQSGISIIGQVFGDAKNSEEPTYLQLRSMRELIADQVRQGGLCKVQWQNLQVLLEHAITNSAVRNVKWSLLSAIQKDVLSQAFASMRAEISDAFGVLGMGSAQAAPDFDAPVYYSLQQLCDFFLPNRIQLEQASDNKIAGYVATLQMRLSRLLADGRYDFITRVEKHTDPLGSYLKALMGADPTSGDVGSDWPAAPLYRDQAADQGTGPSVTILDLSLVASDVLENVTALLGRILFDLAVRSDPRAEHPVLLVLEEAHRFIPSRTETSGSGSRSTAVFERIAKEGRKFGLSLLIASQRPSELSETVVAQCGTVVAHRLTHEADQNLLRHATALSSRALLDQLPSLAQQHALVTGVSTGVPVAVRIRDVTDPPKSDDPDFISIWRDAEKLKSLPKHIDRLVADWQGE; this is translated from the coding sequence ATGAGTGAAGTTGGCGTGATCGGGCGTGTCACCTCTGTCCAAAGTACGACTCTGCGCGTCGCACTGGATGTCGGGGCAAAAGGTTTTACGAAGGTCGGTCCTGACGGCCTACATACTGTGGGAGTCGTCAATTCGTACATCACGGTTCCGGCCGGCGCGCACCGAGTAGTGGCGATCGTAACGGGGGTGCGCATCGGTCCAACTACAGACCATGGTGAACGCAGAACGCTGCGCAGCCAAGACGATCAGAGCGGCTATGAACTCGAAGCCGCTGTCGTGGGCAGGTTTGAGGGTGAGTCGTTCAAGTCGGGACTTACGGGTTATCCACCGCTGCATGCGCCGGTCAGATCAGCAACACGGAGTGAAGTTAAGAGCATTTTCCTGCCTAAAGATGTGCCGTCCCTGCGTTTGGGAAGCTCCGCAATAGCGTCTGAGCAAGATGTCTTCCTTGACGCTAACCTTCTGCTCGGTCATCATTGCGCGGTCGTTGGTTCAACGGGTTCTGGTAAATCCTGCACGGTCACTGCTCTCATTGATGGCCTTCTTGATCATTCAATTCCTAACGGTCACATTGTCATCTTTGACGTGAACGGCGAATACGCCCAGTCGTTCGCTCCCGGGACCGGGCGGGGGAAGGCATCTCGGACGCTTGTTCTCGGCCCCAAACCAGGCCAGGACGACGGACTCTTCATCCCTCACTGGTTCATGAACAACGAGGAGCATTTGGCATTACTGAGAGCCAGCGAAGGGGTACAGGCGCCAGTTCTTCAACGGTCGATAGCCGACGCACGAGCGGCTGAAGGGTCGACGCAACAGGACGTTACCCGTCTTCAGATTATCCAGTCGGGTATCAGCATTATCGGCCAGGTTTTTGGAGACGCGAAGAACTCCGAGGAGCCCACGTACCTGCAGCTTCGCTCCATGCGTGAACTCATCGCTGACCAAGTCAGACAGGGAGGTCTCTGCAAGGTTCAGTGGCAGAACCTGCAGGTGCTCCTCGAGCACGCGATCACCAATTCTGCTGTGCGCAATGTCAAATGGTCCCTGTTGTCTGCCATTCAGAAAGATGTCCTCAGCCAGGCCTTCGCTTCGATGCGGGCGGAGATCTCAGATGCATTCGGGGTCCTTGGTATGGGTAGCGCGCAAGCGGCCCCAGATTTCGATGCACCTGTTTACTACTCGCTTCAGCAGCTTTGCGACTTTTTTCTCCCAAACCGGATCCAGCTTGAGCAGGCTAGTGATAACAAGATCGCTGGCTACGTGGCGACACTTCAAATGCGCCTGAGCCGTCTTCTTGCTGACGGCAGGTATGACTTTATTACTCGTGTGGAGAAGCACACGGATCCGCTCGGAAGCTATTTGAAGGCACTTATGGGTGCTGATCCAACCTCGGGCGATGTCGGGTCCGATTGGCCTGCCGCGCCCCTGTATCGGGATCAAGCAGCAGACCAGGGGACCGGCCCTTCAGTGACAATTCTGGACCTCAGCTTGGTGGCTAGCGACGTGCTGGAGAATGTCACCGCTTTGCTCGGGCGGATTCTTTTCGATTTGGCGGTGAGGAGTGATCCCCGTGCGGAGCATCCGGTCCTTCTGGTGCTGGAGGAAGCCCATCGCTTCATCCCGTCTCGTACGGAGACCAGTGGCTCTGGGAGCAGATCTACGGCCGTATTCGAACGGATTGCCAAAGAGGGACGGAAATTCGGGCTCTCATTGCTAATTGCAAGCCAGCGACCCAGTGAGCTTAGTGAGACTGTTGTGGCTCAGTGCGGTACCGTCGTGGCGCACCGCCTGACCCATGAGGCCGACCAGAACCTATTGCGACATGCGACGGCGCTGAGCTCACGCGCGTTGTTGGACCAGCTTCCCAGTCTGGCTCAGCAGCATGCGCTGGTCACCGGTGTGAGCACGGGTGTGCCCGTCGCAGTGCGGATTCGTGACGTTACAGATCCGCCTAAGAGCGATGACCCGGACTTCATCAGCATCTGGAGGGATGCTGAGAAGCTGAAATCGCTTCCTAAACATATCGACAGACTGGTTGCCGACTGGCAGGGGGAGTAG
- the gdhA gene encoding NADP-specific glutamate dehydrogenase, whose translation MTIADICVKTTPSTYVAELAETVRRRSPSESVFHQAVDEVLANLAPVLARHPEYIEARILDRLVEPERQIMFRVPWVDDAGIVQVNRGYRVEFNSALGPFKGGLRFHPTVDLGVIRFLGFEQIFKNALTGQGIGAGKGGSDFNPAGRSDAEIMRFCQSFITELHRHLGEHTDVPAGDIGVGVRELGYMFGQYKRIVNRFEAGVITGKGVGWAGSHTRTEATGYGAIYFLRDMLATRGCSLEGRRAVVSGSGNVAIYAIEKAQALGATVIACSDSSGYILDEAGIDIALLKQVKEVQRARLSEYASARPSARYVTDGSVFDVPCDVALPCATQNELEEQHAAELIRNGVQAIAEGANMPCTAGAVALFRDAGVLFGPGKAANAGGVATSALEMQQNAARASWSREETEARLESIMRQIHDHVRATAASYTGDPDNYVAGASIGGFIRVADAMLAQGIV comes from the coding sequence ATGACCATCGCGGACATCTGCGTAAAAACCACGCCATCCACTTACGTCGCGGAACTCGCCGAGACCGTTCGGCGCCGCAGCCCATCGGAATCTGTGTTCCATCAGGCCGTGGACGAAGTGCTCGCCAACCTCGCCCCGGTCCTGGCCCGGCATCCGGAATACATCGAGGCCCGGATCCTCGACAGACTGGTCGAACCTGAACGGCAGATCATGTTCCGCGTCCCATGGGTTGATGACGCCGGCATCGTGCAAGTCAACCGCGGGTACCGCGTCGAGTTCAATAGTGCCCTTGGACCCTTCAAGGGAGGACTCCGGTTCCATCCCACCGTTGATCTCGGAGTTATCCGCTTTCTTGGATTCGAGCAGATCTTCAAGAACGCACTGACCGGGCAGGGCATCGGCGCCGGTAAGGGCGGCAGCGATTTCAACCCCGCCGGACGCAGCGACGCGGAGATCATGCGGTTCTGCCAGTCCTTCATCACCGAGCTCCACCGGCACCTCGGTGAACACACCGACGTGCCAGCGGGGGACATCGGCGTCGGCGTCCGGGAGCTTGGGTACATGTTCGGCCAGTACAAGCGCATCGTAAACCGCTTCGAGGCAGGCGTCATCACGGGCAAAGGCGTCGGGTGGGCCGGTTCGCACACCAGGACCGAAGCAACCGGCTACGGCGCCATCTACTTCCTGCGGGACATGCTCGCAACCCGAGGATGCTCGCTCGAAGGACGCAGGGCGGTAGTGTCCGGATCAGGAAACGTCGCGATCTACGCCATCGAGAAAGCACAGGCACTAGGCGCAACAGTGATCGCCTGCTCCGATTCCAGCGGCTACATACTCGACGAGGCCGGCATTGACATCGCCCTGCTCAAGCAGGTCAAGGAAGTGCAGCGGGCACGGCTGTCCGAGTACGCCTCCGCACGGCCATCGGCCCGGTACGTGACCGACGGATCTGTCTTCGATGTCCCTTGCGACGTCGCGCTGCCCTGCGCGACGCAGAACGAACTCGAAGAACAGCACGCGGCGGAACTCATCCGCAACGGCGTCCAGGCGATTGCCGAAGGCGCCAATATGCCCTGCACGGCCGGTGCGGTCGCCTTGTTCCGTGATGCCGGAGTCTTGTTCGGCCCCGGCAAGGCTGCCAACGCCGGCGGCGTGGCCACTTCCGCGTTGGAAATGCAACAGAACGCCGCGAGGGCGTCGTGGAGCCGTGAAGAGACGGAAGCGCGCCTCGAAAGCATCATGCGGCAGATCCATGACCACGTCCGCGCCACCGCTGCGAGCTACACGGGCGACCCTGACAACTACGTGGCCGGTGCATCAATCGGCGGTTTCATCCGCGTCGCCGACGCAATGCTCGCCCAAGGAATCGTCTGA